CCGGGGATGAATGAAAGCCAACTAGAGAAGCTATGGAGGGAGAATCGGCTATGATAAATCCCACCGGCCTATCAATCATCGCTCTTTCCACTCTAGGGTTAGCTATTGTCGGTCAACCTTCTCCAACACCGGCACCCAGACAAACAAGTCTATCCAATCATCCGCTATCTGAAGCAGTAGTTAATGAGAATGTTAGAGCTTTTTTGCAAACAATTGCCTTTGCTGAGGGTACTGCCGGCCCAGATGGTTATCGGATGATGTTCACCGGCCCCCTTTTTAATTCATTTAAAGAACATCCTAATATCAAGAATTGCTCACTTTATAAAGGGAAACCCCTATGCAGTACCGCAGCCGGTAAGTACCAATTTCTCAAAACTACTTGGGATGAAATCTCTCGTAAATTAAAGCTACCGGATTTTAGCCCAGAATCCCAAGACCTAGCCGCTGTCCAATTAATTAAACAGGCCGGTGCATACCAGGAT
The window above is part of the Ancylothrix sp. D3o genome. Proteins encoded here:
- a CDS encoding glycoside hydrolase family 104 protein, which codes for MEGESAMINPTGLSIIALSTLGLAIVGQPSPTPAPRQTSLSNHPLSEAVVNENVRAFLQTIAFAEGTAGPDGYRMMFTGPLFNSFKEHPNIKNCSLYKGKPLCSTAAGKYQFLKTTWDEISRKLKLPDFSPESQDLAAVQLIKQAGAYQDIVAGQFDDAVFKVAPTWASFPTAEGKSYYNQPSKKLTDLRRVYLGAGGKQKE